In the genome of Triticum urartu cultivar G1812 chromosome 5, Tu2.1, whole genome shotgun sequence, one region contains:
- the LOC125510134 gene encoding uncharacterized protein LOC125510134, which yields MPDHLPHDFDKKLVLTRLHAGSPAVSLQDDDTFYIMTKVDFSDHKSWVLAVNTSTKALQGLAEFGAERCVGFNYTYTQSGISKHTGIESNALPHKHPQALWNLFPILGKKGGPPVPNAIAQGVALELNLFEALT from the exons ATGCCTGATCATCTGCCTCATGATTTCGACAAGAAGCTTGTTCTGACGAGGCTCCATGCAGGAAGTCCTGCTGTGAGCTTGCAAGATGATGATACTTTCTACATCATGACCAAGGTTGATTTCTCAGATCACAAGTCATGGGTGCTTGCTGTCAACACGAGCACCAAGGCTCTGCAAGGGCTGGCTGAGTTTGGCGCCGAAAGATGTGTTGGTTTCAATTACACATACACTCAAAGTGGGATATCCAAACATACGGGCATCGAGTCAAATGCACTTCCTCACAAGCATCCTCAGGCTTTATGGAATTTATTCCCAATCCTGGGGAAAAAGGGTGGTCCTCCAG TCCCAAATGCCATTGCGCAAGGGGTGGCTCTCGAGCTGAACCTGTTTGAGGCCCTGACTTGA